TTGGTGTCAGGGCACAGACGGAGCTTCTCTCCGAGCGCTGGCACACACAGACCCCCCAAAAAGCTTCTCCAAGGGGACACCAGAGGCCACCACCAAAGCGTCCCCAACTAATATCACTGCCAGCTCACCCAGGAGGAAACGAGGGCAAGTTTGGGACGCGCTCTCCCTCCATTCCACATTTGCTCACTCTTACAAGTTAATATTTGGGGTGACAGCAACCGCAGAACTATTGAAAAAGGtattttgtccatttttttaccttttgcacGCAAAAAACACTTACAATACCAGAAAGTCATTACTCACCATCTCCTTCGATGCCATCCTCGCTTTCCTGCAGAGACAGGGAGGGAAAGGTGCGTTAGCAGAGGGGAAGGTCAAGAGCATCCCAGGCAAAATTACAACAATTTGGCCCCTGGTCCTATAGCATCTGCCCTTGGAAGTTCAGCTTCAGTGAccgagaaagaagaaagaaattcaggGCTCCCAGTATCTTCCTGTGAGATCCTTCTCGAGTGAGCTGCGCTGGGGGAATGcagctcagggaaaaaaaatacaaactgttTAACGGCTGGGGGTCTGTGGAGGGAAAAGAGTGACAAGGGCAGACAAGCCTCGATACCAGAAAGCCAGACAGCTGACTGGGGAAAGGACAAGAGGATTACTTAAAGCAGGAGCCCAGGAATAATGAACAGACGCTGAGCAGGACCAAGCTCGGGCAAACAGAGACTGCGGCAACAGAAACACAGCCCGGGAGAAGACGCTGGATGAACTGGAACAGCTCAGAGCGGGGAAGGTTTCTAGTAAAAGCACAGACTGATTGAGGTGTAAAAACAACCTTggatcaaaaataaaacatgccaAGAAATTAATGAGTCCGAATGGCAGAACAACCCAGCAGAAACACACTGTGATTCAGGAGGAACTTGAAATAAACCCACAAGAGGACAAAATCGCACCCAGCCGTAAACTGCCAGAGGAGAAAAACGACCCCGCAGAGGTGGGGAGAGCAGCACCACGAACTCCCCGTAAACGGCTTTTAATGCCCTCGCTGAAGAAAAAGGCTGTTTAGAGCTGATGGAGAACGGATGAGGCCTGAGCGGGCAGCAaacccacccaccccagctTGGGGACGGGACCCAGGGGGAACCCCTGCCCGGTGCTGGGGGGCCCGGCCCTGCTCCCCCTAAGGGCCCAGCCCCATCGCCCCATTCccagcccagtgctgggggGCCCAGCCCCATCGCCCCATTCCCAGCCCAGTACTGGGGGGCCCAGCCCCATCGCCCCATTCCCAGCCCGGTGCTGGGGGGCCCGGCCCTGCTCCCCACAAGGGCccagccccatagccccatCGCCCCATTCCCAGCCCGGTGCTGGGGGGCCCAGCCCCATCGCCCCATTCCCAGCCCGgtgctcccccagctctgccgccccccccacaccccagtgtccccccatgtcccagtACCACCCCTCCCAGACCCTCGCCCCACAACTGCCCCCCCCCgcgtcccgtgtccccccgctcccccgtCACTCACACACTCAGACTCGGGCGCGCTCTTGGCcgcacccccggccccgctctcggccccgcggccccgcggcccaGCGCTGAGGGCCCCGGCGGTTCCCCGCGGGAGGCGGTGGGGCGGGCGGGGCGAGCCGGACCCCGAGCCGGACGCCGAGCGGGAGCGGGCGGCGCTGGCGGCCGAGTCGGCGCTGTCGGAGGCGGCCGAGTCCGAGTCGTCCTCGCTGTCCTGCGAggcgcgctgccgccgccggtCCGCCATCTTGGGCCGCCGCGGGGCACCACGGGACGGACTACACCTCCcggcggcccccgcggcgggcgACGCCACCGCCTGCgtcccggcagcccttgcggcagcgggcgggcggccgctctttcctcctcctcgtcGTCTCTGTGCCCAGCAGGGGGCAGGCGCGCGCCGGGGAGGGCGGCGACGTCACGGATGGCGTCACGGTGGCGGAAATGACGTCACGCCCGGGGGGGCGAGGCACACACCACGCAGCGTCCGTTTTCCTCgtttattgtaaaataaaaatttaaaaataaaataaaaaataaaagagcgGCTGCGCCACGCGtgacccaccccccccccatgcaGCACCCGCCGCTAAACGTGTttagaactttattttttttttaaagagatttactttttttgtaaacttttttttttttaaaaaaaagaaaaaaacacaaagttTCCTTCACTACTGAACCTCGGTGCCAGAAAGCAGCTGGGGGCGggagaaataaaacttttcgGGGGGGTGGTGCAGAGACAGCGCGgggagaaatgaaataaaatcaaagaaaaatcaaagaaaatcaaaccaagGCGGCTCTGCTGGCGATTTTCCGGTTTAATCTGTGCTGGAGGGTGGGGAGAGCCGGGGCGggggacaggcagagcacacccacccccccaagcccccctcCCCACCGGGGTctggtccccgggggggtccccaaactGCACCGGGGGGTccggggacaccgtggggaaCGGGACACAGCTCCGGATCTTGAGCCAGCCCAACTCTTACAACCTcgaaacatttaaattatttaaaaaacaaacaaaaaaaataaaaaccccaaattgtGCGTACAGGATTtctatttcacaaaaaaaaaaaaagtttttttttttttttttaactctccCCTCCGACCCCTTTATAGCCACTcaagagaggggaagaaaaaaataacccaaagaGGATTCCTGGTGTTCCCGGTGTCCCGCGGCTGGACACCAACTGCTGGTTATCCCCTTTTCTAACTACACCTAACAAGGAGGCAGCGGCACAAcgcggcccccccggccggcAAACGCGGCACACCCCGAATATCCAAAATAAACTGGACGTGGCGGCGAGGACGGGCAGGACGTGGCGGGGTCTGGGGTCCGCAGCCACCCCCGCAACGGGAAACGGGATGAGTCCGGGGAACGTGTTTGCAAAACccaacagaagaaaactggGGTGACGGGGGAACGAAACCGCCCGTCAACGAGAAAGGCAGGGGAcggcggcggccggcggcgcGACCCGTTATTTGCGGCAGGTCCGGTGCGGCGTCTGCTTCTTCTGCACCTCCAGCCGGCAGCGGCTGCGCTCGTCCAGCCACGGCAGCTCGAAGTTCCTGCGGGCAGAGCCGGTGTCACCGCCGGGCGCCGTCGCCAACCCAAACCGCGCCGGCGCGGCTCAGCGccggcccctcccgccgcccgtGACCGTGGTACTCACTGTGGGGTCAGTTTTGGTAACGGCCGGCCGAAGGCGACAACAGGCAGGTAGGGGGTGATGAGCAAACTTTCCACTGCGGGAGAGACACCGGGGGGTTACAcgcaccctgcctgccccccggcacccccaTCCGCCCCCCGGCACCGCCAGGCACTCACCGTCATCTGGCTCAGGGAAAAATGAGGTAACTTCAGGCTCCGACTCCTGAATCCCTTTCCTTTTGTACATTCGGAGCTGCAGCCGCTGTAAAATTCTCTGTTCCCTGATCCGCTGAATGTCCCACCTGGAAAAAGTGACGCCCCAGGCGGTGAGGAACCGCAGCATCAACCCCGCCGGGctgcccatggggctgcaaTGGGGGATTGTCCCTTCTCCGGCAGCATTTCgggtccccatcccagctgtgccctgtgCAGCCGGGTCCTGTGCCCCCCTCTGGGTGACATCTCCCTgcgggaggggacacagagcaCCCGTTCTGCCGGGGACCCCGTCGCCCCCTTTGCTCCCACCTTTTCCTCCGTTTCTCATCCAGCTCCAGCTTCGCGTGCCGTTTCGCAAAGACGCTGTCGTCCAGGTTCTGCAAGGACAGATGGGGATGAGCGCGTCCCCCCAGCACCAGATCCGGCTCCGGTGGCTCCAGcacaaccccaaaccagcaGCCAGAGCCACCGCGGCACCGAGGGGCTGGTCcttcacccccagccccccagctgcagccggGGTTTGCTGTGCTGTTTATGAAGCCACCAGGGTGGCACACGTACCTCCAGGAGGTCTGAGGGGTTGGGGTCTCTCAGGGGTTCCACGACATGGTCCCTCCAAGACGGAACTGCGTGGGGAGAGGCCAGGCCGTTAGCCCCGCgctccagccccatccccaccacctcGCTGCTCCTTCACCCCCCGGGAAGCGCGGCTTGGTCTCCCCAAACCCCGtcctgagctgggctgggcgatgccggggcagcgggagctgctggggactTGGGGGGTGACAGAGCTTGTCACCATCCCCCTGCCCGAGCAAACGGGAGCCGCTCCGGGACGCAGTGAGCCCCCTCATGCCATCACCAGCAGCATCACCGATGTGCACAGCCCAGCGCTCCCATCACCGGCGCTCACCACGCTGTGGGAACCCAGGAGACCAGCCAGCAGGACGGGGCACCAGATTTGGGGACAGCGGGTGACCCCGTAGAGGAACCCACGCTGTGCCGCGGCGGCACAAGCCAGAGACGCGTTTCCCAATCGTGAACGGGAAGTTGATTCACCCCTCGCTCAAACGGGCACGCAGGCTGCTCAGTGAACTGGGCGGCTAAAGCGGAGCGGGGCTGGTAGCCCTGCCCGGGACGGTGGCCCCGGCTCAGCCGTACAGGCGGCGGCAGCCCCGGTGTGCGCCAGAGCAGGGTAAACGAGAGACGCGGTTCAGGAGAGCCCATATCGCCGGCAccagagctgccagcagcacctctcCCACCGCCACTGGGGCTTtgcccttcaccagcttcaggGCGAAGGTGCTGAACCCTGTTTTCCAGCCGCCGGCTCTGCCCCGACGCCCGGCTGTGCCGCGGTGGGTTCTCCATCGCTTACTTGCTACAGTCTCCTCCTTCTTTGGGGAGGGCTCTCGCAACGGCAGCGGCGACGGGGGCGGCTGGTGCCAGCGGCACAAGTACATTTCCGTGGTTGAGAGATAGGGCAGGTCGTCGGTCTCGCTGCTGAAGAAGCCCTTCTCCTTGGGGTGGGCGCTGGGGCCCTTCGGCGGCGCCGAGGCTCGGAGCGGGGTCTCCAGGAGCGGCCTGGGTTTTTCCGGAGTCTCTTGGCTCCGCAGTTCTCGTTTACAAACAGTTTCAGACAAGGAGCCGCTCGATTCTTCCTTCCCCGGGGAGTGCTTTGGAGTTTTACTCTTCACTTTCGAGAACTCGGACACCAGTTTTTTAACAGGCGTCTTCCTCTCCGCACTCCCAAACGTTGGTTTCCTgcgggaggaagaggagctgaCCTGGGCACACGGATCCTCGCTGTTCACCAGGGCTGCCACGGTGCAGCTACTGGCACCCCCACACCGGGGCCGGACAGAGGCAGGTTTGTGGAGGAAAGAGGGGCTTCCCTGGCATTTTGGGACCCCCTCACTCCTTGCTCAGGCTTTCAGGAGGTTCCCCCCGGCCGGTGCTCGATAGGACGCACTCCCGGTGCCGGGCAGCTGGAGGGTCACTGGGCTGAGCTGGCAACTCCGTGCCCCACGGATGGAGGACAAAGCCATGGGGAATccccccattccctcccagGCCTCACATCCCACCCCCCTCTACCTTTTGTGCCCCTTCCCGTTCCTGCCGTAGGGGAAGTGCTTGGGTTGCAGGGTCGGGGGGGGCTCCAGCAGGTCCTGGGGACACTCCAGCGGCAGCTTCTCACACGTCTCTGACTCCGGCTTCTCGTCCACCTCGAAGCCCTGGAAGATGCGGTGCTTCTCCCGCTCGCTGTCCTTCTTCACCAGCTGCACTCGCCTTTCCATGCGCTCGATCCGCGCCAGGAGCTGCAACGCAGGGCGAGGGCTccatttgggggtgcacccCCGGGGGGgaaccctgcctgcacccctgctcCCCGGGCAGCCGCCTGCACACCCCGTGGGCAgcaagggaaagagaagagccGACGTGCAGCGCCCACACCTGAGCCATCACCATCGCCCGCCTGCAGAATCGCTCCGGCACAACCCGGGGACGCGGGGGACCGCTGCCACCCCGCTGCAGCGCCCTGCCTGCTGCAAACTCTGCCCGTCCTGGCATTCACCTGGCAACTTCTCGGCAATGCCGGGGGTACAGCAGCACATTGCGAGGAGCCCCCAAACAGCACCCACTCGGCGGGCATGCCGGGAGCGCTGTGGTCACACCTGTCCTtgcagaggggacaggaggtCAAGGGCAGCGTCTGCGGCCAGCGCTGGGTGCTACGGGCATCGCACTCGAGGACAGTTTAACTGCagtgctggcaggcaggagctAAAATATTCAAATGGCACAAAATGGCCACTTGCTCCCAGCTGATTCTCCCGCTCTGGCACTGCCCGAATCCCTGGCAGGGGGTACAGAGCCGGCTGCAAACATTTTGAGGAGCAATTTGGGGGTTCCCACCTCTGCTGCATCCTCTCCAATTGCCCAGGGAGGGAGAGCGCAGTTTGTAATCGCATGTGGGCTCCATTAGAAAGCAAGTACCAGACTCAGTGACACCTGCCCTTGGTCACCCGTCCCCAACCCTCAAGTGTCCCCaccagccaggagctgcagaattTACAGCGGTCAATTCGGCAAAGCGCAGTggggggtcccagcaccccCGGGGGATGTAGCTGCAGGGGGACCCCAGTGCCCCCCGATTTGCCAGCAGTTTAACCCTGGCGGGAGGATGCTCCACGGTGCAGCCCCGTCCCGGCCTTGCCGCAGCGGCTCCTCCATGTTGGAGGACTCGGCACACACCGCAGGGACGCAGCATCGCCGCTGCGGCCCCACCGGCTGCACCACGTGGGGTGGGCCCTCCGCAACCGGGGCCACCGCAACCGCCGCCACTGCAGTTGGGTTGAGCCAGCGCGGTATCcaggggctggcaggcaggagatGCGGGTGTGAGTGTGTGGCGAGGGACAGCCGGGGGGGGCAATGCAGGCAGGGCAGCCGGCGGGGGAATGCATAGCATCCATAGGGCAatgcaggcagggcagctgAGGAGGGGCAATGCACAGCATCCATAGGGCAATGCAGGCAGGGCAGCCGGGGGGCAACGCACAGCATCCATAGGGCAATGCAGGCAAGGCAGCTGGGTGGGGGAATGCACAGCATCCATAGGGCAATGCACATTATCCATAGGGCAATGCAGGCAGGGCAGCCGGGGGGGAATGCGCAGTATCCATAGTGTAATGCACACCATCCATAGGGCAATGCAGGCAGGGCAGCCGGTGGGGGGGGAATGCACAGCATCCATAGGGCAATGCAGGCAGGGCAGCCAGTGCGGGGGGAATGCACAGCATCCATAGGGCAATGCAGGCAGGGCAGCCAGGCTTGCAATGCACAGCATCCATAGGGCAacacaggcagggcaggcacggCGTGGCGGGGGCAAACACGCAGTGGGGTGCACACAGCATGAGCAATGCCCAGCAGGGTCCCCCCCGCTCCTcacacccccccccacccccgtgaCCGCGGGGACGCGGCCCCTTTAAGTTAACCCCCGCGCGGCGGGCCGGGAAGGCGCCGCGGGCCCTTTAAGGCCCCCCCCGCGGGCCCGCTGCCATGGCGACGGGCGGCGGCCCGTTAACCCccgccggcccgccccgccccggcccttTGTGCCCCCACCGGTcaccccgcccccccgccggcCTTTGTCTGGGGGGGGACACCGACCCCCCGGGGGGGGCATCAATACCTGGGGGGTATCAACCCCCTGGGGGAGTGTTAACCCCTCCGGGGTGTCTGGGCAATAATCCCTTGGGGGGGGGGCGTTATTACCCTTGTTGGGAGGGCGTTAACCCCCTCGGGGGGCGATTAACCCCTTGGGGGGGGGATTAACCCCCTGGGTATTTTAGGGAAGGGGTCTGATGCCCCCTGCAGGGGGATATTGCACCCTGAGTTGTTGGGGGGGGGGCATTAACCCTTGGGGTGCCACAATGGGAGGCGTTAACCCCTACGGGGGGGGCATTAACCCTTGGGGTGCCACGGAGGGAGCAATAACCTCGGGGGGGGCATTAACCCTTGGGGTGCCACAATGGGAGGCGTTAAGCCCTACGGGGGGGTGGCGTTAACACCTTgggtgccggggcgggggggcatcAACCCCTGGGGTTCCACAACGGAGGCGTTAACCTCTACGTGGGGGTGGCGTTAACTCCTTGGGTGCCACGGGGGGGTCACTTACCTGCTGGCGGACACAAGCCCCGGGGgacccctgggtgctggggtgggggggtggccATTAACGGGGGGTGCCCGCGCGTTGGGGGGGGGTTAACCCCTGCCGTGCCGCgttcccccccacaccccccttccccccccgcGCCGTACCGTGTCCCGCTCGGCCTTGAGCTCCTCGATCTGCCGCTCCTtggcctgcagctgctgctgctgctgctcgaTGAggtccagctggagcagcaggatcTGCCGCAGACAGGCCGCCTGCCCCGGCGAGCCCCCGCCGGCCCCCATCCCGCCGCGCCGCGGCCCGCTCTTCCACTTGCCctcggcgggcggcggcggcggagggcCCGGCTCGGTGGGCCCAGCTCCCGGtcccgctcccggccccgccgcgccctcCCCGGCGCCGCGCCCGGGCAGCACCGCCTGGTAGCGCGGCCGGGCGCCGGCATCCCCCGCGGCGGCCTGCTTGCCGCCGGCCAGCGGCACCAGCCCggcccagcgctgctgctgctgctccgccgccgccgccaccccgccgccgcggccctTGTGTGCCcccagcggcggcggcggcggctcccggggccggcggggcggcgggcggtgCGGCGCGgcgccctcctcctcctcctcctcctcctccagcccccccCGCGGCGGCTCGGCCGCCCGGAAGGCGGTAGACCTCATGGCCGGGGCCCGCCGCTCCACACCGCCCCGCTACCACCCGCCGACACGGCGCAGCGGCGGCCGCCACCGGCTGCGcggcccggggggcggcggggccccgcCGCCATCAGCGCGACGCATCCCCCGccccgggcggcgggggccgcgggacacgggcaggggctgccccgccgccccctccccgcggcggggggcaggggaggggccGAGCCGGGGCCCACGCGGGACCGCTCCACGCGGGGGGGAttcggggaggggggggggcgcgggccGGTACCGGGGGCGGGTCGAGGCCGGGGCCGCGCGGCGCCCCCGGTTACCTTTAAACTGGGCTCGGTGCGCATGCGCCGGCGGCGGCCCCGGtcggggcgggggcgcgggcggggagggggcgccgGGACcccggagcggggcgggcggggggggggcgagAAGCGGGGCAGGTCTGCGGGTGGGACGGAGCGGGGGCGGCCACCgtggcagcccccagcccccgcgGGACGTGGGGTGGTCTCCACGCGCGGACGCGCCGGTCCCGCGGGGGGCGCTGTCCGGCGGAACCGGAGCCGGGCGGGGGTCCCGGGCCGGTAGTAGCGGGGCGCGGCCGCCCGGTGGCTCCCGagcgcggcggctccgcccgGAGCGCGCCGGGATCCCGCGCCCGCCCCCGCATCCCACGGCCCCGTCCCGTCCGCCCACAGCGGGGCTGGCGGGTCTCAGCCCGGCCCCACGGCgcgggggggcgcggggagcCCCTGTCCCGGGACCCGCCGCCCGGATCCCCCCACGCGGAAGGGTGAAGGAGGGAAGGTCCCGCTCTCGGGGTTCGGGTTTGTTGTGTGTGAGCCGGGCTCCACAAGTGCCCCCGTGGGTCTGCAGCCCCGCCTTGTGTgcacccacacacaccccacgGGGTCTGCAGCCCCcccgtgtgcacacacacacaccccacggggtctgcagcccccccatgtgcacacacacccccccaaacACCCGTGGGTCTGCAGCCCCCCCGTGAgcacacacccacacacacacccgtGGGTCTGCAGCCCCCCCCATGTGTGCACCCCACAGGGTCTGCAGCCCCCCcttgtgcacacaca
This DNA window, taken from Caloenas nicobarica isolate bCalNic1 chromosome 24, bCalNic1.hap1, whole genome shotgun sequence, encodes the following:
- the MSL1 gene encoding male-specific lethal 1 homolog gives rise to the protein MRSTAFRAAEPPRGGLEEEEEEEEGAAPHRPPPRRPREPPPPPLGAHKGRGGGVAAAAEQQQQRWAGLVPLAGGKQAAAGDAGARPRYQAVLPGRGAGEGAAGPGAGPGAGPTEPGPPPPPPAEGKWKSGPRRGGMGAGGGSPGQAACLRQILLLQLDLIEQQQQQLQAKERQIEELKAERDTLLARIERMERRVQLVKKDSEREKHRIFQGFEVDEKPESETCEKLPLECPQDLLEPPPTLQPKHFPYGRNGKGHKRKPTFGSAERKTPVKKLVSEFSKVKSKTPKHSPGKEESSGSLSETVCKRELRSQETPEKPRPLLETPLRASAPPKGPSAHPKEKGFFSSETDDLPYLSTTEMYLCRWHQPPPSPLPLREPSPKKEETVAIPSWRDHVVEPLRDPNPSDLLENLDDSVFAKRHAKLELDEKRRKRWDIQRIREQRILQRLQLRMYKRKGIQESEPEVTSFFPEPDDVESLLITPYLPVVAFGRPLPKLTPQNFELPWLDERSRCRLEVQKKQTPHRTCRK